The Stigmatopora argus isolate UIUO_Sarg chromosome 16, RoL_Sarg_1.0, whole genome shotgun sequence genome has a window encoding:
- the ccni gene encoding cyclin-I, producing the protein MKFSEPWGLHRLVFLLEKAMSKEADMWRGFVPKKPTSQDTDISPTQRDKAVCWLTELHGRLQLYPETLVLAVGILDRFLSSIKARPKYLRCIAITSFFLAVKTWEEDECVPSLKELVASSSCGCSPSEIRRMEIIILDKLNWDLHYATPLDFLHIFHAMVLSCCSGLLDSLLGLNRSQHLAMLTRRLYRCLEDHSLIQLRGSMLALALITLELETCCPDWLPLTIELLKKAQIDTSELIRSRELVACSLSTSRASLPPNTVYIYQPFRSHHTPQPAARMPRGGLTTISVESSTPAARAEERQLAHRLPAHFSPPKAFSHLYRLHQVTLRCKASTKRKVEEMEVDDFYDGIKRLYNEDGVSAAARAGAEEVLEVEGGISSPCPPLQPVCGS; encoded by the exons ATGAAGTTCTCCGAACCCTGGGGACTCCACAGGCTGGTTTTTCTTCTAGAGAAGGCCATGTCTAAGGAAGCCGATATGTGGAGGGGCTTCGTGCCAAAGAAGCCCACCTCACAG gaTACAGATATCTCCCCGACTCAGCGGGACAAGGCCGTGTGCTGGCTGACGGAACTCCACGGCAGACTGCAGCTTTACCCAGAAACTCTGGTGTTAGCTGTTGGCATTCTGGACCGCTTCCTCTCTTCCATCAAG GCTCGTCCAAAGTACCTCCGCTGCATTGCGATTACCTCGTTCTTCCTGGCTGTCAAGACTTGGGAAGAGGACGAG TGTGTACCCTCTCTGAAAGAGTTGGTCGCATCCAGCAGTTGTGGCTGTTCTCCATCAGAGATCCGGAGGATGGAAATTATCATCCTCGACAAATTGAACTGGGATCTTCACTACGCCACTCCGCTGGACTTCCTGCATATT TTCCATGCAATGGTGTTGTCATGTTGTTCTGGGCTGCTGGACTCGTTGTTGGGACTGAACCGTTCTCAACATCTTGCCATGCTCACTCGACGACTTTACCGCTGTTTGGAagatcactcactcattcag CTGAGAGGATCCATGCTGGCCTTGGCACTCATCACTCTGGAACTGGAGACCTGCTGCCCTGACTGGCTGCCTCTCACCATTGAGCTGCTAAAGAAGGCGCAG ATCGACACCTCCGAGTTGATTCGGAGTCGAGAGCTCGTCGCGTGCAGTCTTTCCACCTCGAGAGCTTCCCTGCCTCCAAACACTGTCTACATCTACCAACCTTTTCGCAGCCACCACACGCCGCAGCCTGCAGCCCGGATGCCTCGAG GGGGGCTTACCACCATCTCCGTTGAATCTTCCACACCAGCAGCTAGAGCAGAGGAGCGGCAGCTCGCCCACCGCCTGCCGGCGCACTTCTCCCCCCCGAAAGCCTTCAGTCACCTCTACCGCCTACACCAAGTCACCTTACGCTGCAAGGCCTCCACGAAGCGCAAG GTGGAGGAGATGGAGGTGGACGACTTCTACGATGGAATCAAGCGTCTATACAACGAAGATGGTGTCTCGGCGGCGGCGAGGGCTGGGGCAGAGGAGGTCCTGGAAGTGGAGGGTGGCATCTCATCGCCATGCCCGCCGCTGCAGCCTGTATGCGGCTCGTAG